Part of the Sphaerochaeta associata genome is shown below.
GGCTTGCCGGTATAGAGGTTGGTGGCTCCGCCATACACCTCTTCTACAACCTTGCCTGTCCTATCACACACAGCCAGACGGCTTTGGGTCCCTCCACCGTCCAGACCGAAGAAGTAGTTGCTCACACGCTCACCCCTTTCTTGTCCAGCGCCCGGTTTATGCTTCCATCACTCTCATCCAAAAGTCTTCTTGCCTCAGGGGCATCGACTTTGAGCATGTGCATCAATGATGCAATGCGGATGTTGCCCTTGCTCAGCTTGTAAAGCTCCTCGGCTTCGGCTCTGGTGCAGCCGGTCACCTCGATAATGAGGCGTTTGGCCCGGTCGACAAGCTTTGCATTCAGCGGAAGCAAATCCACCATGAGGTTGTTATACACCTTGCCGATACGAATCATGCTGGCGGTGGTGATCATATTCAGCACGAGTTTCTGAGCGGTACCTGACTTCATACGCGTCGAACCGGTGATGATCTCCGCCCCCACCGCCACATGGATTTTATGGTCGGCATGGTCGAACACCTTCGAGTGTTCGTTGCAGCTGATCGCTCCCACCTTGGCCCCAATACTCTGAGCCCAGGCCATGGCCCCGATCACATAGGGAGCCTGGCCGCTGGCGGTGATGCCCACCAGCACATCATCCTTGGTGAAGGAGCGTGCCTGAAGCTCGGCTACTCCTGCCGTTGGATTGTCCTCCGCCGACTCTATCGCATTGGTAAGGGCCGGCAGGCCCCCTGCGATGATGCCCTGCACCATCGTAGGAGGAACCCCGAAGGTGGGAGGACACTCGGAGGCATCGAGCACACCAAGCCTTCCCGACGTACCGGCACCGATATAAAAGAGCCTGCCGCCTTTCTTGAACGAGACCACGACATCGTCGACAAGGTTGGCGATGACCGGAAGACACGCTTCAACCGCAAGAGGAACTTTTCGGTCCTCCTCGTTGATGATGGACAGGATTTCGAGGGTGGACTTGGTATCGATACGGTAGGAAGCCGGGTTTCGTTGTTCGGTGGTGGGCAGTGATGATTGCAAGGTTTTCTCTCCTATTTTACCGCGCCTGCGGTCATTCCCTTGTATCTCCTTTTGTGTAATAAGTAGCCTCGTGTAAATTGTTACCCTGCTCCAAACTGTTGTCAAGGAAAATCAAAAATGAATTCCAAGAAATTAATTTCAATACTAAAAAATTATTTCATTTATTATTAGACCTAATTATGCTATGCTTTGGGTATGAGTGGATGCCTTTATTTAATCAAGCAGTTTCTTCCCAATCTGGCACCGAGTGAACGCAAGGTGGCTGACTTCCTGTTGGCCAACCCGACGCAGGCTGTCTCCATGGGCGTACAGGATGTGGCCAAGGCCACCGGTTCCAGTGCAGCGGCATGCATCCGGTTTGCAAGCCGCCTGGGCTTTGCCGGATATACCGAGCTTCGCATGGCCTTGGCCAAGGAAGTGTTCTCCTCCGAACGTGTGGCGGAGGAGCAGAAGGTAAGGGAAGTAACTGAGAAAACCAGTGCAGGGGAGCTTGTCCACTTGGTCGTAGGCAGTACGTGTGAGAGCTTGAGGGGTCTTGAGAGTGTCATCGATCCCAAAGCCGTGGAAGCTTCGGTGGAAGCGATCCTTCATGCTTCGCACCTTCTGATCAGCGGAGTCGGGGCTAGCGGAGTTGTTGCCATAGACCTGCAGCAAAAGCTCGCACGATTAGGGCTGAAGGCGGTCTTCACCGCCGACAGTGACATGCAGATTGTAGAAGCGTGTGCCTTGTGCAAGCAGGACGTACTCATTGCCATCTCCTACTCAGGGGAGACCAGCAGTGTGCTCAAGGTTGCGCGGGAAGCTAAGAAGAACGAGGCTACTGTAATTGCCATCACCCGTATCGGGGGCAACTCGCTGACCAAGCTTGCCGATATTACGCTGAATGTCGTGAACAGCGAGTCGCTCTTCCGTGAGGGTGCAACCCTCTCACGCCTGGGACAACTCTTGGTGGTCGACTTCATCTACACGATGATCTTGGCCCGTTGCCAGAAGCAGATAGAGCCGCTGCTCAAGCGTAGCTGGGAAGCAGTGGCGCATGTGTCGGGGTGAAAGCGATTCATAGTATATTACACTGATACAGATACCTCACTTGTCAGCCTGATGTTGTCATGCCAGAAATTATTGAGATCTAAGGCTTGTGTGACAGCATCATATACAGCGACTTGCTTTTCCGGGTCTCTGATTGTCATGACTAAACACAATTCCTGGGAGAGGTTTCTTGACTCAAAAGCAGCTTTCTGTTCAGTATGGTTTCTATAGAGTCCTTTCAACTGTAAATACCACAGCTTCTCTTGAGTAAGATACTTATGCTTGTTTGTATCGGACATGTCATCGAAATCAACAGCGTATTTTTTAACTGGATAATACTTGTCGGCATACTTGATCAGTAAACGTTCTTTAAGTGCAAAACTGTCCTGATTACTCCGCATTTTGGTCCTACTATACATGGTGTCTACCAATAAATTTTGAGCCCCAGCATGTCCAACTGGATTCAGTATAGTTGGTTTGCTAATATCTCTGCTTGCTTTCTCGTCGTAGGATCCGAATTTTATATCAATATTTGACTGGCAATATTCTGGCCCTTGTGTTGCATCAAGAATTGGTTCGTATACCAATGTTGCGATAACTTGTCCGGTATACAACCCATCCCGTATCAATCCCTGAGGCATTGGGAAATCCATGATATCAATAAAATGCCTCTTATAAAGAGTTTCTCGAAGAATGAGGGTTACCTCATATGGGTCATTAAATAGTATTTCTTGGATGTTTTTGGGGACACCAAATCCTAATTGTTTGCTACGTTCAGTCTCAGGAATCTTTAAATTCTTAGAATACGATGCAGAATGTATAATCAGGGCTTTGAGAAGTAAAGGATCAAATTCACTATCTAGCTTTTGATATAACCCAGTTGCTAATGATGCTATGCGTGGAGTTGAAAAACTTGTTCCACAATCAGTAGCTAAATTGCCTTTTGCCGTAAACGATGTAACTCCAGTTGTGGAAAGCTTTCCATTGGGGAAAATACCGGCATTTCCTCCATAATGAGATACTTCAGGCTTGATTATGAATTCTGGGCCTGGACCAATACGCGTAAATGGGGAAGGATTATCAATGTCAGAAATGTCATGAAGTCCTTTCTTGTGAGCCAGAGAGCCAACAACTAACGATCGGACAGAATCCGCTCCTTCATAGATTCTTCCCTTTGGTTTACCATGCAAGAAATTATCACAATTTCCTGTGGATTTGCAAATGAGAATATTGTATCTATCTTGAAGATTGTCGAGAGCAAGTGCAAAATCAGAAAACCTATTGTCCTTAACCGGATGTGTGATGCTTATCGAGATGTTCCATATTTTTACATCGGTTTGGTTGGCTGTAATAGCTTCTTGAATATTGTGGATTAATTCATCTTCCTCGAGCCCTTCTTTGGAAGTATCCGGGACTACAGTAGCATCAAAGAGCTTGATGCCTGAATGTCCTATCCAATCATGTTCTTCACAAGTGTCACCATAAAGAGCTATTCCTGCAATAAATGTCCCATGATCTTTATTGATTGCAGACGATGGGTATGGACTCCAACTTTTTTCTGATAACCAGGGAGCTATATGCGGGATACCGGCGATTCCACTATCCAGAATCCCTAAAGTTTTATAATTAACATCAGGTTTTGGTGTTAGGATAGCAATGTCACTATCTTGGCTCAATGAATCGAGAGAAATTGTGTATCGGGGCATAGGCTCAATTGAGAATATCATGTCGTATGTATCATCGTGCTGGAAGGAATCCAGTACTGTTGATGCAATGTTCCCTACTTTATATATCGGTAGCTGGCTTGTATACAACGTTTTATTAAATTCAATGGAACTTGTTTGAAGAGTCTGTTCAAATTGTCTTTGTATGGCCAGATTCAGTTCATAATCTTGATAATCGATCAGCTTGACTTTATAGGAGCACGAAGATTCTTCTTCCGATTTATACAGTATAGGGGAAAAATCTAAAAAGGATTCGATGCAAGAAAGGGCTCTGCGGTTACTTTGGTAGTCGTTAATTTTACTCTGAATGGTCCTGTCATGGTCGGAAGAATCCAGCTTTACTAAAA
Proteins encoded:
- the murQ gene encoding N-acetylmuramic acid 6-phosphate etherase, translating into MQSSLPTTEQRNPASYRIDTKSTLEILSIINEEDRKVPLAVEACLPVIANLVDDVVVSFKKGGRLFYIGAGTSGRLGVLDASECPPTFGVPPTMVQGIIAGGLPALTNAIESAEDNPTAGVAELQARSFTKDDVLVGITASGQAPYVIGAMAWAQSIGAKVGAISCNEHSKVFDHADHKIHVAVGAEIITGSTRMKSGTAQKLVLNMITTASMIRIGKVYNNLMVDLLPLNAKLVDRAKRLIIEVTGCTRAEAEELYKLSKGNIRIASLMHMLKVDAPEARRLLDESDGSINRALDKKGVSV
- a CDS encoding MurR/RpiR family transcriptional regulator, with product MSGCLYLIKQFLPNLAPSERKVADFLLANPTQAVSMGVQDVAKATGSSAAACIRFASRLGFAGYTELRMALAKEVFSSERVAEEQKVREVTEKTSAGELVHLVVGSTCESLRGLESVIDPKAVEASVEAILHASHLLISGVGASGVVAIDLQQKLARLGLKAVFTADSDMQIVEACALCKQDVLIAISYSGETSSVLKVAREAKKNEATVIAITRIGGNSLTKLADITLNVVNSESLFREGATLSRLGQLLVVDFIYTMILARCQKQIEPLLKRSWEAVAHVSG
- a CDS encoding S8 family peptidase → MKPEKLPIIRFSHRKIDEQRTEGRGDNTPPKWLLPDEMLIPHSKKLLTEFQSFSNQFSKRMKDQSTVPFVFLVKLFEKATAKSRRAYIVDLFQDERKNSIIGLVDTDKLLVKLDSSDHDRTIQSKINDYQSNRRALSCIESFLDFSPILYKSEEESSCSYKVKLIDYQDYELNLAIQRQFEQTLQTSSIEFNKTLYTSQLPIYKVGNIASTVLDSFQHDDTYDMIFSIEPMPRYTISLDSLSQDSDIAILTPKPDVNYKTLGILDSGIAGIPHIAPWLSEKSWSPYPSSAINKDHGTFIAGIALYGDTCEEHDWIGHSGIKLFDATVVPDTSKEGLEEDELIHNIQEAITANQTDVKIWNISISITHPVKDNRFSDFALALDNLQDRYNILICKSTGNCDNFLHGKPKGRIYEGADSVRSLVVGSLAHKKGLHDISDIDNPSPFTRIGPGPEFIIKPEVSHYGGNAGIFPNGKLSTTGVTSFTAKGNLATDCGTSFSTPRIASLATGLYQKLDSEFDPLLLKALIIHSASYSKNLKIPETERSKQLGFGVPKNIQEILFNDPYEVTLILRETLYKRHFIDIMDFPMPQGLIRDGLYTGQVIATLVYEPILDATQGPEYCQSNIDIKFGSYDEKASRDISKPTILNPVGHAGAQNLLVDTMYSRTKMRSNQDSFALKERLLIKYADKYYPVKKYAVDFDDMSDTNKHKYLTQEKLWYLQLKGLYRNHTEQKAAFESRNLSQELCLVMTIRDPEKQVAVYDAVTQALDLNNFWHDNIRLTSEVSVSV